The Pontibacter pudoricolor genome contains a region encoding:
- a CDS encoding GNAT family N-acetyltransferase, with protein sequence MHKDSIVGPEAKLPVLASITELLIGNQVFDLLSDPFFCIGWDTLYKNCSWGTVFQTREFVANWYKHYSTDYLPVIVKQTEGNSLTGLLTLAKDTQGNIVGAGSNQAEYQVWLTTESEKSSFINDAFHKLRNALPKAEITLKYVPGNAPVQQVISDDYWKRFCFSKKVEQPLLVIDKEQITRELKKKNRREKINRLKRFGNLKFEQITDRQEFINILDELAIQSDFRKGAMYNKTVFMDDPYRKPFLLSLFDSALLHTTLLKLDEKIIASNIGAASKGWVHLQGINTHSPIYAKYSPGILHFLMLGQLLAENGYSVFDLTPGRNAYKDSLATTYTNAFELTIGNKHSSANKSLNYKIAECLKYALSKLGVKHNTVRDLKQTGTIFRSKLKALRKADINFLAKSGLYSLRWGAKPSFYFYRVKGRATLPRIKLNKDNLGDLLKYDQTGSTFTRWEFLMQAMKRFEAGQHVYTWCKDGQLLACAWQSEHKNTCLQRYEVPEFPDKADVLHDFYIKPAATHINHFVEGIIHEVITEFGSCYVISSSHNRKLCKILEAI encoded by the coding sequence TTTTTTTGTATAGGATGGGATACACTCTATAAAAACTGTTCCTGGGGCACGGTATTTCAGACAAGGGAATTTGTAGCAAATTGGTATAAACATTACAGTACGGATTATCTGCCAGTTATAGTAAAACAAACAGAAGGCAACTCCCTAACCGGGCTATTAACACTGGCCAAAGACACACAAGGCAACATCGTTGGCGCAGGTTCAAATCAGGCAGAGTACCAGGTATGGCTTACAACAGAAAGTGAGAAGAGCTCATTTATTAATGATGCCTTTCACAAGTTGCGAAACGCGTTACCTAAAGCAGAAATTACACTGAAATATGTGCCTGGCAATGCACCAGTTCAGCAGGTAATTTCAGACGACTATTGGAAAAGATTTTGTTTTAGCAAAAAAGTTGAACAGCCTCTACTTGTAATTGATAAGGAGCAAATAACCCGGGAGTTAAAAAAGAAGAACAGAAGAGAAAAGATCAACAGGTTAAAGAGATTTGGGAACCTTAAATTTGAGCAGATAACAGATCGTCAGGAGTTTATTAACATTCTTGATGAATTAGCTATTCAGAGTGATTTTCGTAAGGGAGCAATGTATAACAAAACTGTTTTCATGGATGATCCTTACCGAAAACCCTTCCTCCTATCCTTATTCGACAGCGCACTACTCCATACTACTTTATTAAAACTAGACGAGAAAATAATTGCTTCTAATATTGGAGCTGCTAGCAAAGGATGGGTGCACCTGCAAGGTATAAATACCCACTCTCCTATTTATGCCAAGTATTCACCCGGCATCTTGCACTTTTTAATGCTTGGCCAACTATTAGCAGAAAATGGCTATAGTGTGTTTGATCTGACGCCTGGCAGAAACGCCTACAAAGATAGCCTAGCAACAACTTATACTAATGCTTTTGAATTAACTATAGGCAACAAGCACAGCTCAGCAAACAAAAGTCTGAACTATAAAATAGCTGAATGTTTAAAATATGCTCTGTCAAAACTGGGAGTAAAACATAATACCGTCAGAGACCTTAAGCAAACCGGCACCATATTCAGGAGTAAGTTAAAAGCATTAAGAAAAGCAGATATTAATTTTTTAGCAAAATCCGGCCTGTATAGTCTGAGATGGGGAGCTAAACCAAGTTTTTACTTCTATAGAGTAAAGGGACGTGCAACCTTACCTAGAATAAAGCTAAACAAAGATAATCTAGGAGACCTCTTAAAGTATGACCAAACCGGCTCCACTTTTACCAGATGGGAATTTCTTATGCAAGCTATGAAGCGGTTTGAAGCAGGACAACATGTGTATACCTGGTGCAAAGATGGCCAATTGCTTGCATGTGCCTGGCAAAGTGAACACAAAAACACCTGTTTACAGAGGTATGAGGTTCCTGAGTTTCCTGACAAGGCGGATGTCTTACATGACTTTTACATTAAACCAGCTGCAACTCATATAAACCATTTTGTAGAAGGTATCATACATGAAGTGATTACGGAGTTCGGCAGTTGTTATGTAATTTCCTCATCACATAATAGAAAGCTTTGCAAGATATTAGAAGCAATATAA